TCGCGCGCCAGCAACGTTGCGAGATCTGCCGGAGGGATGTCGTCGGTCGGGTGCAGGTTGAGAAACGTGCCGTCGTCGAGCTCTATATACACGACCGGGATGAACGACGTCGACAGCCCGTACGTGTGCCCATCTGAAGAGCGGTGCTCGTTGACGAACGTCTCGACCTGATAGCGCGAGCGCGCGTCGATGTGCGCGTTGCTATACGTGCGCGACCACACGTTGAGCAGAAGGACGAAGGCCAGTAGCACGACGGCCATAATGAGGAAACTGAATACCGCGAACTTGCGCACCGTCCGTCGAACAAGAGCTTCGGTGGCGCTTTGCTGTGCATCAGAGCCCATCATGTGCCCCCGTGATTCCTCAGCTCGTCGCAAACTTGTAGCCCACGCGCCATACCGTCAGGAGATACCGGGGCTCGGAGGGGACAGGCTCGATCTTCTCGCGGATCTTGCGCACGAACACCGTAACGCTCCGCAGGTCCATGCCCGCAGTCTCGCCCCATATGTGCTCGAGAATCTGCTCGCGCGTGAACACCTTTCCCGCAGAGGAGGCGAGCAGCGCGACAATCTCGAACTCCTTGGACGTCAGCTTTGCCGGACGTCCGTCTACGAGCACCTCATAGCCGTCAAAGTCGATCTCAAGTTCACCTATGTGCATGTGCCCCTGAGAAACCCTGGGCAAAGTTTCACAAGGCAAGGTCGCGACAGCTCCTCCCTCGCCTGCGCCACTACGCCTGAGCAGCGCCTCAACACGCAGGGAGAGCTCAAGCGGACTGAATGGCTTTGTGAGGTAATCGTCGCAGCCCGAGCGAAACCCGACGCTTTTGTCGACAATGTCCCCCTTCGCCGAAAGGAAGATGACCGGAGTGCGAACGCCACGTTTGCGCAGGCGCTGGCACACTTCAAAGCCGTCCACACCCGGCATGGCAATGTCCAGGATAACGAGGTCGGGCCTCTCCTTGTCAAACAGGCTAAGAGCCTCAGCCCCATCCGAAGCACTGCAAAACGCATAGCCGTCCTCGACCATGACCCGCTCAACGACGGCACGCAGATCGGCGTCATCGTCAGCAAACATGACCTTCATGGCCCTCTCCCCTTCGTGCGAATACCGTGGCGCATTATGGGAAAGGGTAGCGGTTATGTCACGCGCCGTCCATCGCATCGCATGCCTTTCGGTAGCGCAAGGGGCCGAAAGCAGACAGACGAGCCTGC
This genomic window from Coriobacteriia bacterium contains:
- a CDS encoding response regulator transcription factor, with product MKVMFADDDADLRAVVERVMVEDGYAFCSASDGAEALSLFDKERPDLVILDIAMPGVDGFEVCQRLRKRGVRTPVIFLSAKGDIVDKSVGFRSGCDDYLTKPFSPLELSLRVEALLRRSGAGEGGAVATLPCETLPRVSQGHMHIGELEIDFDGYEVLVDGRPAKLTSKEFEIVALLASSAGKVFTREQILEHIWGETAGMDLRSVTVFVRKIREKIEPVPSEPRYLLTVWRVGYKFATS